TTGACGCCAAATGCGTAGGTTGTGTCTCCGCCATCGAGGCGAAAGACGGGCTGCGATGGGGAGGAAGACTCCGGCTGAGCGAAAGCCTGGGTGCAAAAGGCCAGGAACGCCACGAGCGGCAGGGCAACCGAAATGGAAAGGTGGGTCTTTGGAAAGGTTTTCAAATTGCGAGGATTCATCAAGCACTTCTCCGTTCCGAGCCATGCTAACACCCGGTGCATCGACTTCAGAAAAGCCAAGGGACGGAGGTCGCCGTCTGGCGCTTCTTCCGCCCCTTGTGTCGAGATTGTCCTCGTACCTTTTGTTTTACTGCAGGGTTGCCGTCGACTGGTCCAGACTCGGATAGTCGGTGTAACCCTTCTCGCTTCCACCGTAGAAGGAGCTGCGGTCGGGCGTGTTCAGCTCGGTATTTCGCCGGAATCGCTCCGGAAGATCTGGATTGGCGATGAACAGCCGTCCGAAGGCCACGGCGTCCGCGTAACTCTCCGCAATGGTTTCCTCGGCAGTCTTCGCAGTGTAACCACCTGCCGAAATCAGAACACCGGCGAAGGCCTTGCGGAAGATGTGGGAGGTTCGTGGCTGGGAGTCATCGATTGGCGCGCCTGCGCCGGCAGCGCCAACCCTGGGTTCGACCAGATGCGCATATGCGATTTCGCGCGCGGAGAGCTGCTGCAAGACGTAGCTGAACAGGGCAACGGGGTTCGAATCTCCCATGTCTCCGAACTTGCCGTAGGGCGAGAGGCGTACGCCGACGCGTGCTTTGCCCCAGACCTCGACAACGGCATCAACCACTTCGAAGAGCAGGCGGGCGCGGTTTTCTATGGAGTCGCCGTAGGCGTCAGTGCGGTGGTTGGTCTTGTCTTCGAGGAATTGATCTAGCAGGTAGCCGTTGGCCGAGTGAACCTCCACGCCGTCAAATCCAGCGGCTTTGGCGTTTTCCGCGGCACGGCGATAGTCGGCAACGATTCCGGGAAGCTCACTTGTTTCGAGCGGGCGCGGCGTTTCGAAGGGAACCTGCTGGAAATCGGCTGTGAATGCCTTTGAGCCGTCGGCGGTCACAATGGCGGATGCGGAAACTGGCAGTCCTGTTTCGGGGTGGAGCGAGGTGTGGCTGGCGCGGCCGACATGCCAGAGTTGCAGGAAGATGAATCCGCCTTTAGCGTGGACGGCTTCGGTCACCAGCTTCCAGCCCTCGACCTGCTCGGCGGAATGGATGCCCGGGGCTGCGGGATAGCCCTTGCCCTGCCGCGAGATCTGCGTTGCCTCGGAGATCATCAATGCTCCCGGCGAGGTGCGCTGGCTGTAATATTCGGCATTGAGATGATTGGGGATATCGCCAGGTTGCGTGGACCGCAGACGAGTCAACGGCGCCAGCACGACGCGGTGCGAGAGATGCAGATCCCCAACTTTGAGGGGAGAGAAGAGGCGAGGATAATTCGACATATTTGGTAGATGCTCCTGGGGCGGTCGCGATGCAGGATCGATCAGTCGGCCAGAGTTCGTCGTGAGAATTCATAGGAACTAGGCCGGAGTCGCCGCATACCATCGTTTTGCCGATTGATATACTGCCCCCACGCGAGGTTGGTTTTTCGCGAGGGCGTAACGGATCTGTGAATACTCTTCCCCTGCTGCTGATCGTGCTGGGCGTTTTTGTCGTAGCTTACCGCTATTACAGCGCGTTGCTCGCGTCGCGAGCCTTTGTGCTGGACGACCGCAACATTACCCCGGCACATCGATTCAAGGACGGTCATAACTACGTTCCTTCGCCGAAATGGGTGGTCTTCGGGCATCATTTCGCTGCCATTGCGGGAGCGGGCCCGCTGGTGGGTCCGACTCTTGCTGCCCAGTTCGGCTTCGCTCCGGGGTTGATCTGGCTGGTCGCGGGAGCGGTGCTTGCCGGGGCGGTGCAGGATCTGACCGTGCTGATAGGCTCGCTGCGCCACAACGGCAAATCGCTGCCGTACATCGTGCAGCGCGAGGTTGGTCCGGTCACAGGGCTGCTGGCGATGATCGCGGTGCTGCTGATTCTGATTGTGGCCATGGCAGGTTTGGCGATTATCGTCGTCAGCGCGCTGAGTCAGAGCGCGTGGGGCGTCTTTACCATCGGCATGACCATTCCCATCGCCATGGTCATGGGTGTCTGGATGTTCCGCAGCAATCGCGGACAAGTCGTGGTTTTGGGGCCGTCGATCTTTGGAGTCATTGCGCTGGTTGGCGTACTGATCGGTGGCCATGGGATCGCAAGTTCGAGCTTCGCTCATCTGCTGCTTTTCAGCGGCCACCAGATTGTGCTGCTGCTCTGCGCTTACGGCTTTCTGGCTTCGGTGCTGCCGGTCTGGATGCTGCTGGAGCCGCGCGACTATCTATCCACTTACGTGAAGCTGACCACGCTTGCTGCGCTTGTCATCGGCGTCTTGGTTGTTCATCCTAATCTGCAGTTTCCTGCGTTTACGCAGTATGTGCATGGCGGCGGCCCTGTAATTCCCGGCAAGCTTTTTCCGTTTCTCTTTGTGACAATCGCTTGTGGCGCGATCTCCGGCTTTCACTCACTGGTTGCTTCGGGAACGACGCCGAAGCTGATCGATCACGAGACGGACGCGCGCTTTATCGGCTATGGGGCGATGCTGGCTGAGTCGCTCGTTGGCGTGCTTGCGCTGATTGCGGCTTGCTCAATGGCTCCGGGTGATTACTTCGCTATCAATGTGCCGCCAGCGCTCTTTGCGCATCTGGGAATGCATACGGTAAATCTGCCGGAGTTTTCGCGCGAGGTGGGCGAACAACTGGCTGGGCGAACGGGCGGCGCGGTGAGTCTGGCCATCGGCATGGCGCAGATATTTCGTGGACTGCCGGGGATGAAGGCGCTCACGGGCTACTGGTATCACTACGCAATCATGTTCGAGGCGCTGTTCATTCTGACCACGATTGACGCAGGGACGCGCGTGGCGCGGTACCTGATGCAGGAGCTGATGGGCAAGGTATACAAGCCGCTGGGGCGCACGAACTGGCTGCCGTCCAACCTGCTTGCGACCGGGATCATTGTTGCGAGTTGGGGATACCTGATCTGGGGAGGAACGATTGCTACGATCTGGCCGCTCTTTGGAACGGCCAATCAACTGCTGGCTTCGATTGCTTTGGCTACGATGACGACGTGGCTGGTGAATCATCGTAAAGCCGTGTATGCGTGGTGCACGATGGTGCCTGCGCTGTTTGTGCTGGTTACGACGGTTTCGGCTGGTGTGCTGTCGATCAATAATGTTTTCTGGCCAATGGCGATGCATCCGGGAAGCGAAGTTCAGGGCTGGATCGAAACCATCCTGCTGGCGATCTTCATCGCCGGAGCCATCGTGATTGTGGGCTCGGCGGGCGTCCGCTGCATTCGCACGCTGCGAGGAGTCGCGCCGCCCTCCGAAGAATCTATCGCTAATGAGCCGGGGAAGGTCTCGCTGGAGCCGGCTGCGCCGTACCGATGCTGTTAGGCACGAGACTTGCGGACATTTTTGTTACGCTGGTCTTTTCGCTCACGGGCGTCGCCGGGACCGACGCGTCGATCCGTTGGCCGAGCCATTGAACAATCAGCGAAATGCGTCGGTTTGACGGATCCATCGGGCTGTCTTTCACGCGGAGCAGTTGATCTGCGTAGCCGCGCACTTGGGAAATCTGACTCTTGCCGACGCCGTCCTGCTGCAGAAGCCGCCGCGCTGAATTGGCTCGGTCCGCGGAAAGCTCCCAGTTCGTGTAGCCGCCGTCATTCGAGTAGGGTTGCGCGTCCGTGTGGCCTTCGAGAAGCAGCTTGTTGGGCAGCGGCTTAAGCTGTCCGGCAAGCATGGTCAACAGCTTCTGCCCGCTTTCGCTTAGCTGGGCGCTGCCGCTTTGGAAGAATGTCCCGTTCTTGTCCTCGATCAGCTCGATGCGCAGTCCTTCCGGGGTAATCGTGATTTCGATCTGCTTGGCCAGCTTTTCCAAATCCTTCTGGGCGCTAATGGCCTTCTGAATCTGCTCTTTCAGCTTCTGCGCATTTTGCTTGTCGATGGGAATGTTGTCATCGTCTCCCGTTTTGGTTGTACCGGTCTGCGCCTGCGAACTTCTCGGGTCGCGGAAGTAGCCGGCCACGGCCTGCTTTACCTTCACGTTGGAGTTCAGCAGCCAGAGGACGATGAACAGCGCCATCATTGCCGTCACGAAATCGGCATAGGCTACCTTCCAGGCTCCGCCATGATGGTGCCGGTGCCTGCTTACCTTCTTGATCACGATGATGGTTGGCTTGATTGGCATGGCTGGTCGGATTTCCTATGCAGCTTCAACGTCGTCGGATGGAGCGCCGGTCGCGCCTTTGCATTGCTTTTCCATCTCGTCAAATCCGGGACGCACGTGAGCCGGAATTGCCCGGCGCGCCATCTCAATCGCGATGATGGGGGCATTCCCCTTGAGGAACGAGAGAATCAGCACCCGCAGAACCTGAAAATACTCGTGATGCTCTTCGGCGCCTTTGCTCATCTTTGAGGCCAGCGGCCCGACGAGCCCGTAGCAGAGCAGGATGCCGAGAAATGTTCCGACTAGGGCTGCGGCGACCTTTTTCCCGACCTCTTCGGGAGGGCCGCCTATTGCGCCCATCGTGATTACGACGCCGAGGACGGCGGCTACAATCCCCAGACCTGGCAGAGCGTCGGCGACCGTGGTCAGCGAGGAGATTGGCGCCAGTGCTCCATGATGATGCACCTCCATATCGCGCTCCATCATCTGGTCGATGTCGAATGGTTCCACGCCTCCCGTGATCGCCATGCGCAGCGTGTCGCAAACGAAGTCCACCGCATGATGATCCTTCACGAAGTCGGGATATTTTTTGAAGAGGACGGACTCCTGAGGCTTCTCCACATCGTTCTCGACGGAGAGCAGGCCTTCCCGCCGGATCTTGTTCAGTAATTCGAACATCATCTTCAGTGTGGTGAGATAGCGCGATTTGCCGAAAGGGGAAGGCTTGAGCACGCCTACCGCGCCTCCCACGATGGCCTTGATCGTATGTAGGGGGTTGGCAATGAGCAGGGTGCCGACTGCGGCGCCACCGATAATAATCAGTTCCGCCGGCTGCAACAGAACGAGCAGACTCCCTTTTTCCATTAGATATCCGGCCACGATGGCGCCAAAGACCACCACGATGCCTATGATTGCGAACATTCCGTTCTCCCGGTTTGCACGATATGCGTGTCGTTTCCTGCCTTGATTGTCTTGGTCGCTTATCGGCAGAAACTCAAGTAACTTGACGTGGTTGCGCGTGTCCGATTTGGGAACGGCTGGATGCCGCAATCGGTGGAGTTCTGGGTGCTTAGAGGGCTGTTCTCTGGGAACCAAACTGGATTTGAGAATGCGCTGATAGCTTGGCGCGGGCGGGGACGTACACTGAGATAAATGCTGCTTCAACCTGCTGTTGAAACTGATTATCCTGCAATTGTTGACCTCGCAAACCTGGCGTACCGGGGTACAGGAGAGTCGGCGAGCTGGAATGTCGAAGCCGGAATTATCGAGGGCCAGCGTCTCAATGGTTCGCTGCTGCGAGAAGAGCTGGCGGCTAAGCCCGACGCTCAGCTGCTCATCTGCCGGGATGCGGCCAATGGGCCATTGCTGGGAACTGTCTGGCTGGAGCCGAAGCAGGGCAGCATCTGGTATCTCGGGCTGCTTACTGTCCGTCCGGATATTCAGAACAGGCACATCGGCCGGGCGCTTCTGGCTGCCGCCGAGGAGTTTGCGCAAGAACGCGGAGCTGAGCGCATCCGGATGACCGTCGTGAATGTGCGGGACGCCTTGATTGCCTGGTATGTACGGCGAGGATATACGCTCACAGGCGAGACAGAACCGTTCCCCTATGGCGACGAGCGATTCGGCAAGCCGCTCCGGGACGATCTGCACTTCCTGGTGCTGGAAAAGAGTCTTTCGCTAAATTGTTAGATCGCCTGGCTTACGCTTTCTTCAGGCTGTCGCGGCTACGGCCTGTTGCGGAAGGCGAATGATAAACTGCGTTTCGCCGGGTTTCGACTCCACCTGGATCTGACCGCCGAAGCTCTGAGTCACGATGCGCTGCACGATCTCGAGGCCGAGGCCTGTGCCTTTACCGACAGGCTTGGTAGTAAAGAACGGCTCGAATATCTTGGAGCGCAGCTCTTCCGGGATGCCGCCGCCGTGGTCGACGATGCCGATGGCCAAAAATCCAGGCTCGCTCCAGGTTTGCACTTCGATCTGACCGCCTTCCGGAGACGCATCGATAGCGTTGTCGATCAGGTTGGTCCAGACCTGGCTGATAGCCACGCCTGTGGTATGAATACTAGGCTGGGCCGCGTCGAAGTGTTTGATTACGTTGATCCGTCTCTGGCGCAGCTTGTGCCCCAGGATTGTCAGCGTGCTCTGGATGCTGTCGTGGACATCCACGTCGCGCAAGGTGCAGCGGTCGTCATAGGCAAATTTCTTCACCGCCATAACCAGGTCAGAGACACGCGTAATGCTCTCTTCGATGGCACAAACGAGCGAAACGCTGGAAACCAACGCTTCCAGCCAGTTGAGCGCATCCGAGAGGGAGCTGGTCTCAAACACATCCCGGGCACAATCGAGCTCGTGCTGCTTGAAGCCGATGGCTACCAATGCCGGTCCTATCGTGTATGCGTTTTCTACACCGGCTGATTCCAGCCACTCGGACATCGCCTCTTCCGCATCGGCTTGCTCAAGGCTGCTCAAGGCTGGCGCATAGCAACTTCGCACCGCATGCTCCAGCAGATCGTGCATGCATTCCAGTTGAGGGGGAGTCTTGGCTTTGCTGCTCGAGCGCAGGCTCAACTCTTGCAGCCGCATCAGATTCTCTCGCAGTTGGGACGCGGCCCGCTTGGCCGCGGAGCCAGGATTGTGCAATTCATGCATGAGGCCGGCGGCAAGAGTTCCCAGGGAGATGAGCTTTTCCCGATGCGCAGCTTCTACCTGGTGCGCGCGCAGCCGCTGCGACATGTTATTCAATACTATTTTGCGTATGGGAAGGCTGCAGGCCATCAGGTTCCAGAAGCTGTCTTCGTTAAAGCGCAAACCTACCGATGGCTGCGCAGCCTGCAGGTACAACGAGGGAGCCTTGCCCGCGAGCAGCGTGACCTCGCCAAAGGAGTCGCCAGCCTTGGCCGTATAGACCCGGACTTTGCTGCCATCCGACTCCGCCTTGTCGGCGAGCACTTCGCCCTCCAGCAGAACAAAGAAGGCCCGCATGTTATCGGCGGGGTCGTGAAATGCTACTCCGGCAGGAATGCGAAGCAGATCTGCCTCGCCCAGTCCGCAGAGTTGGTCTGGCGTCAGGCCCTCAGCTGCAAGAGCCTTACTCAACTGCTCTGCGTAATCATCGAGCGAGACCCGTTCAACGGTGTACTGATTCTCGTTTTCCATAGTTGCCGTCTGCGCCGCAATTCCGGCTGAGACTTCCTTGGTCATGCTATCGTGGTCGCTATTGCTGTATTCATGGATGTAGCGTGCGGCTATACGCTGCGTTTCTTCCATCCCACTTTCGTTACGCCCCATCCATCCACCCCTTACTCCGGATTAGAAGCTTGCCAGATACTGGTGAGCAAACTGAACAGCGATCGAACCTTCTCCAACGGCCGACGCAGCCCGCTTTATCGACCCGTGCCGAACGTCCCCTGCCACAAAAATCCCCGGCACGCTGGTCTCCAACAGAAATGGCGACCGTTTTTCCTTCCAAACCGAGGCGAATTTGTTCAATGTCTTCGTTTCCGGCCCGGTCTGGTCTGCGCCGGTGAGGTCTGTTCCGGCAAGGATAAATCCCTTATCGTCCCGCAGGATAGAGTCCGGCAGCCATTCGGTGCCGGGTACCGCTCCGATAAACACGAACAAAGATGCCGCCATTCTGCAACTTTCTCCTTCGGGTCCGCGAATGTGCAGCGCCTGGAGATGATCCTCGCCATGGGCCGCCAACACCTGCGTGTTTGGCTCGACCACTATATTCGATGTGCGTTCGATCTCATCGATTAAGTATTTCGACATACTGGCCTCCAAACCATTTGCCCGGACCAGCATGGTCACCTTGCAGGCGAATTTGGCGAAGTGGAGCGCCGCTTGTCCGGCCGAATTGGCTCCCCCGACGATGTACACATCCTCATCCTTGCAGGCTGCAGCCTCTACCAGCGCCGCACCGTAATAGATGCCTCGGCCGGTCAGTTGCTCGGCCCCCGGAATATCGAGCCTGCGGTACTGTACGCCGGTGGAGAGCAGCAGAACGTGACTCGATACCTCGCGGCCATCCGCAAGCACCACAAAGCGATACTGGCCATCCACTCGCAGCCCGACTGCCCGCTGGGTCAGGAATTCCGCCCCAAATCGCACGCACTGCATATGCGCACGGCGTCCCAGGTCGGCTCCGGTGATGCCGGCGGGGAAGCCCAGATAGTTTTCGATACGCGAGGACGATCCGGCCTGCCCGCCAGGCGCGTCGGGCTCGATTACCAGTGTTTTCAGACCCTCAGACGCGCCATAAACCGCCGCCGCCAATCCGGCTGGCCCGGCTCCGACGACGACGATGTCGTAGAAGTCCTGGGCTGCCTGGGTGCGAAGACCCACGCGCGCGGCGAGGATTTCCTGTTCTGGGTCGACGAGCGCGCTGCCATCGGAAAAGAGCACGACCGGCAGCACTTCGGGGTCCAGGGAGCGCTCTTTGAGCAATTTCTGGGCATCGTCGCTGGCAGCCGCGTCCAGCCAGCGGTAGGGCACGTGGTTCCGGGACAGGAAGTTGCGCAGCTGATGATCTTTGAGCGACCAGCGATGCCCGATTACCCGGAGGCCTTCGAATTTGGGTTGATATCCGGCGTTCCAGTCCTGGAGCAAGTCGTCGAGTACCGGATACAGCTTCTCTTCGGGCGGGTCCCACGGTTTGGTCAGGTAGTAGTGAATTCGCGCCGAGTTGATGGCGCGGATGGCGGCTTCTGTGTCCGCGTAGGCGGTGAGGAGGACGCGTTTTGCCTTGGGGTAGATCTCCTGAGCCTTCTCCAGAAACTCGACACCGGTCATTCCCGGCATCCGCTGGTCGCTCAGTAACAGCCCGACGGCTTCTTCGCGTACCTTCAACTGTTGCAGTGTGTCCAGGGCCGCTTGCCCGCTTCCTGCGCGCAAGACCCGATAGGAAGACCCGTATTGCCGTCGCAGATCCTGCACGACCGCTTCCAATACGTTGATGTCGTCGTCGATGGCAAGAAGGATCGGTCTGTTCATACGTGATTCCCAGTTTAGACTGTCAAGTCCGGGGAATAAACTCCCCGTCGTCCATCCTCGATTTTTTCCACAGAAGAGACGTAAAGATCAATTTGATGGCGCAAAACTCAACATCCCTGTACTCTTGAGGCGGGAAGTGCAGTTACGAACGAGTTTCAAAGTCGTTAATAACTCTTACCAAAGGAACAGTCTTGCTCCCGAGGTGTCGCACAATAGATCAAGCCAAAGTAGTTTCTTAGATTGCCGATAGAAGAATAGGATCGTCCATTTAGGAAGTGCGGAGCGGTCATCCGAGTGAGTTGACATGCGCTGCGAACAATGGTGTGGTAAATTCGCGGCTGGATACGGGGGCGCTGCAGGGCCATGAACAAGATCATATTGGCAGACTCACAGGCGATTTTCCGTGCCGGCATGGCCAAAGTCCTCGGCACTGACGATGACTTCCGGATCATCGCTCAATGCTCCGATACGGAGCGCATGATGCATGCGGCCACAACCTTTCCCGGAGCGCTCGTCCTCTTTGCCTCCGTGCTCAAGCCGGAGCTTTCGCGTCTGAAGGTTCTTCTGGAAACAGTGGGCAGCCGGGGAATTGTGATCGCAGAGAACACAGAATCTCCACTTATTTTCGTGCAGCAGGGTTTCAGCGGAGTTATTCTCCGCAACAGTACAGGCGCGGCTCTGGTCGAGTGCGTTCGCAGAGTAGCCGCAGGAGAAACCTGGCAACCACTTCAGGCTGTGTTGGCGGATGCTTCTGTGGAAGACATGGTTGGCACGCGCGTCCGCGACCGTCTTACTCCCAAAGAAATGCGCATCGTAGCGCTGATTGTGCAAGGCTGCAAGAATCGCGAGATTGCGACCCGGCTCAAGACTACTGAACAGGTAATCAAGAATTATCTGCGGTCGATCTACGACAAGACCGGCGTCAGCGACCGGCTGGAACTTGCCCTCTTTACCCTGCATCATCGTGTGCTGGCCGAGGCTGCGGCCGACGTGGGCAGCCGTATTGAAGCAGAGGAACAGGCGGACTCGGCGAATACCGCCGAGATCTCCAAGCCGGGCAAAGTGCAAAGCATTGCGCGCACGGGCACCTAGGGCTCTCCGTTACTCCGTTCGCAGCGCCTCCATTGGGTTTAGCTTTGCGGCGCGCAGGGCTGGCAGCCAGACCGCGACCAGCGCAACACCGCTGAGCACAAGAGGCACACTGACGAAGACCGTTGGGTCCCAGTTCTTGACGCCATAGAGCAGGCTGGAAATCAGATGGGTCAAGGCAAAGGCGGCGCCTACGCCGATGGCTACGCCGGCGAGCGTCAGGCGCATTCCCTGCCAGACGACCATCCTGGTGATGCGCTTGCGGTCTGCGCCCATCGCCATGCGGATGCCGATCTCCTGCGTCCGCTGCTGCACGGAGTAGGCCATCAGGCCGTAAATTCCGATCGCAGCGAGCACCAGCGCCGAGCCGCCGAAGATGCTCAAGAGCAGCATGTTGAAGTCCTGCCGGGCGGTTGAACGAACGACGACCTCTTCCATCGAGCGTACCCGCGCCACCGGGAAGCCTCCGCTGGCCTTGCGTAGCTGTTCGGTAAGTGTCGCCGTCATTTGATGGGGATCGAGCCGCGTGCGGACGACCCACGACAGGGGTGCAACCTTGGAATTCAGCTCGGTCAGGCCGTCGGTCATCTGCGCGAGCGGCACCACCATCTTGGAGCCGGGGTTGCGATTCAGCCCGCCATCGCGAACGTCGCCTACGATTCCAACGATGAGCCGTGCGGGTTCCTCGAACTCGGGGCCGACGCCGTGGCCGATGATAATTTGCTGGCCTACTGGATCTTCGTCTTTCTTCCAGAATTCCTTGGCCATGGCTTCGTTGATAATCGCAACGCCCTGCGATCCGGCGGTGTCGTTGTCGGTAAAGTCGCGTCCGCGCACGATGGGTATCTTGAAGGCGTCAAAATACCCCGGCGAGACGGCCATCCAGCCCGCGCCACCGGTCGAGGGACCGTTGAGCGGCTTGCCCACAATGATGAAGGGCAGGCCGAATCCGCCGACGAGCGGCATGGAGTTGGTGACCGAGGCGGTAATCACGCCGGGAACCGCATTCAGTTGTTCGCGGCCGACGCGGACGACTTGGGCTACGCCCGCGGTCTTCTCGAAGCGCGGACCATTGAGAGCCATCTCGGCTGTCCAGACGTTGTGCGCGTTGAAGCCGGGATCAACTGCTCTTAATGCGACAAAAGTGCGAATCAGCAGGGATGCGCCGACGAGCAGCACCAGGGCCAGCGAAACTTCGCTGACGACGAGCAGGGAGCGCATCTTGTTATGCCGCAGGCTGGAACCGGAGCCCTTGCTGCTCTCTTTCATCGAACTGCTCAGGTCGGGTTTCGATGCCGCCAGAGCCGGAATCAGCCCGAATAGAATCCCGGTCAATAGAGAGATTCCAAACGTGAAGAGGGCGACGCGCCAATCCAGTCCTACGGCTGCGCCATCCTCGCCAATGCGCGGAATATCGCCGGGGCTGATCGCTAGGAGCGCCCGGACGCCGGTCATGCCGAGCACCAGCCCGAGCAATCCGCCGGTCAGGGCGAGGAGGACGCTCTCGGTCAACAGTTGTCGAATGATCCTCGCGCGGCCTGCTCCCAACGCGGCGCGAATCGCGAACTCGCGGCTTCGCCCTGCTGCGCGCACCATCAGGAGATTGGCGACATTGGCGCAGGCGATGAGGAGCACAAAGCTCACGGCGCCAATTAGTACCAAAAGGGAGGAGCGAATATCGCTTACCACCGAATCTTTGAGTAGTTGCGCATCAAAACCACCCCGTTCATTGGCTCCTGGATACTTGCGGTTGAACTCTAGCGAGGCTAGCTTAAGTTGAGCCTGCACCTGGGCCAGTGAGATTCCAGGTTTCATGCGCGCTGCAGCAACGAAGTAATGCGCCTGGTCCTTTGTGTTGGGATCGAACTGATATGGAATCCAAAGATCCGCGACCGGATCGGTGTCGAAATCCGGACTGGTTATGCCGACCACGGTGTATGGCAGGTTGGCAATCGAAATTGCCTTCCCGACCAGACTCGGATCACTGCCAAATTTGCGCTTCCACAAACCGCCGCTGATCACAACCACATTGCCGCCGTGGGGCCTGTCTTCTTCCGGCGTGAATGGCCGTCCCTGAACAAACTTTGCCCCGAAGATGCGGAAATAGGACTCGGTCACATGCACCCCATGCACCTGTTCCGGGACAGCGCCGGTCAGATTCATGCCCCCACCGAAGTCGTATCCGGCCACGTCCTGGAAGACGCTGGTCTGCTCCTGCCAGACATGCAGCTTGGTCGCCGAAGCGCCAGGACCTTCGCCGCCAGGCCCGGTCAGCAGAATCTGCACGATCCGATCCGGCTCGGGATAGCTGAGTGGCTTGAGCAACACCGCATTCACCACCGAGAAGATAGCTGTATCGGCTCCAATTCCCAAGGCCAGCGCAGCTACGACAGCGATGGTGAACCCTGGATTCTTCACAAACATGTGAAAGGCATGTTTCAAGTCAGTGCGGAAGTCACTCACAGACCCACCCCCGTAGGATTGTTTTAGTAAGACCAGTAGCCCGGCATTGCAAAGCAGAGGCAAGACGGACTTCTGCCTGCTACAACGCCGTCAGATACGAAACGGTTAACTACGCACAGCAGTTCAAAAAT
This portion of the Acidicapsa acidisoli genome encodes:
- a CDS encoding alkene reductase, whose amino-acid sequence is MSNYPRLFSPLKVGDLHLSHRVVLAPLTRLRSTQPGDIPNHLNAEYYSQRTSPGALMISEATQISRQGKGYPAAPGIHSAEQVEGWKLVTEAVHAKGGFIFLQLWHVGRASHTSLHPETGLPVSASAIVTADGSKAFTADFQQVPFETPRPLETSELPGIVADYRRAAENAKAAGFDGVEVHSANGYLLDQFLEDKTNHRTDAYGDSIENRARLLFEVVDAVVEVWGKARVGVRLSPYGKFGDMGDSNPVALFSYVLQQLSAREIAYAHLVEPRVGAAGAGAPIDDSQPRTSHIFRKAFAGVLISAGGYTAKTAEETIAESYADAVAFGRLFIANPDLPERFRRNTELNTPDRSSFYGGSEKGYTDYPSLDQSTATLQ
- a CDS encoding carbon starvation CstA family protein encodes the protein MNTLPLLLIVLGVFVVAYRYYSALLASRAFVLDDRNITPAHRFKDGHNYVPSPKWVVFGHHFAAIAGAGPLVGPTLAAQFGFAPGLIWLVAGAVLAGAVQDLTVLIGSLRHNGKSLPYIVQREVGPVTGLLAMIAVLLILIVAMAGLAIIVVSALSQSAWGVFTIGMTIPIAMVMGVWMFRSNRGQVVVLGPSIFGVIALVGVLIGGHGIASSSFAHLLLFSGHQIVLLLCAYGFLASVLPVWMLLEPRDYLSTYVKLTTLAALVIGVLVVHPNLQFPAFTQYVHGGGPVIPGKLFPFLFVTIACGAISGFHSLVASGTTPKLIDHETDARFIGYGAMLAESLVGVLALIAACSMAPGDYFAINVPPALFAHLGMHTVNLPEFSREVGEQLAGRTGGAVSLAIGMAQIFRGLPGMKALTGYWYHYAIMFEALFILTTIDAGTRVARYLMQELMGKVYKPLGRTNWLPSNLLATGIIVASWGYLIWGGTIATIWPLFGTANQLLASIALATMTTWLVNHRKAVYAWCTMVPALFVLVTTVSAGVLSINNVFWPMAMHPGSEVQGWIETILLAIFIAGAIVIVGSAGVRCIRTLRGVAPPSEESIANEPGKVSLEPAAPYRCC
- a CDS encoding flagellar motor protein MotB, which translates into the protein MPIKPTIIVIKKVSRHRHHHGGAWKVAYADFVTAMMALFIVLWLLNSNVKVKQAVAGYFRDPRSSQAQTGTTKTGDDDNIPIDKQNAQKLKEQIQKAISAQKDLEKLAKQIEITITPEGLRIELIEDKNGTFFQSGSAQLSESGQKLLTMLAGQLKPLPNKLLLEGHTDAQPYSNDGGYTNWELSADRANSARRLLQQDGVGKSQISQVRGYADQLLRVKDSPMDPSNRRISLIVQWLGQRIDASVPATPVSEKTSVTKMSASLVPNSIGTAQPAPARPSPAH
- the motA gene encoding flagellar motor stator protein MotA; amino-acid sequence: MFAIIGIVVVFGAIVAGYLMEKGSLLVLLQPAELIIIGGAAVGTLLIANPLHTIKAIVGGAVGVLKPSPFGKSRYLTTLKMMFELLNKIRREGLLSVENDVEKPQESVLFKKYPDFVKDHHAVDFVCDTLRMAITGGVEPFDIDQMMERDMEVHHHGALAPISSLTTVADALPGLGIVAAVLGVVITMGAIGGPPEEVGKKVAAALVGTFLGILLCYGLVGPLASKMSKGAEEHHEYFQVLRVLILSFLKGNAPIIAIEMARRAIPAHVRPGFDEMEKQCKGATGAPSDDVEAA
- a CDS encoding GNAT family N-acetyltransferase, which gives rise to MLLQPAVETDYPAIVDLANLAYRGTGESASWNVEAGIIEGQRLNGSLLREELAAKPDAQLLICRDAANGPLLGTVWLEPKQGSIWYLGLLTVRPDIQNRHIGRALLAAAEEFAQERGAERIRMTVVNVRDALIAWYVRRGYTLTGETEPFPYGDERFGKPLRDDLHFLVLEKSLSLNC
- a CDS encoding sensor histidine kinase, with product MGRNESGMEETQRIAARYIHEYSNSDHDSMTKEVSAGIAAQTATMENENQYTVERVSLDDYAEQLSKALAAEGLTPDQLCGLGEADLLRIPAGVAFHDPADNMRAFFVLLEGEVLADKAESDGSKVRVYTAKAGDSFGEVTLLAGKAPSLYLQAAQPSVGLRFNEDSFWNLMACSLPIRKIVLNNMSQRLRAHQVEAAHREKLISLGTLAAGLMHELHNPGSAAKRAASQLRENLMRLQELSLRSSSKAKTPPQLECMHDLLEHAVRSCYAPALSSLEQADAEEAMSEWLESAGVENAYTIGPALVAIGFKQHELDCARDVFETSSLSDALNWLEALVSSVSLVCAIEESITRVSDLVMAVKKFAYDDRCTLRDVDVHDSIQSTLTILGHKLRQRRINVIKHFDAAQPSIHTTGVAISQVWTNLIDNAIDASPEGGQIEVQTWSEPGFLAIGIVDHGGGIPEELRSKIFEPFFTTKPVGKGTGLGLEIVQRIVTQSFGGQIQVESKPGETQFIIRLPQQAVAATA